From a region of the Teredinibacter turnerae genome:
- the rnt gene encoding ribonuclease T → MSSTEIVKTPFAQRFRGFLPVIIDVETGGFNAATDALLEIAAVTLHMDDNGFLQRDETFSFHVEPFEGANIEKAALEFTGIDLESEDREAVPEAIALGDIFAGVRKAVKGYGCNRAVLVGHNAHFDLNFLNAAAARSDIKRNPFHPFSCFDTATLCGLIFGHTVLATSCKLAGLEFSNREAHSAAYDAEKTADLFCLMVNKWKALGGWPLE, encoded by the coding sequence GTGAGTTCTACCGAGATAGTCAAAACCCCGTTCGCACAACGTTTTCGCGGCTTTCTACCTGTAATTATCGATGTGGAAACCGGCGGTTTTAATGCAGCCACCGATGCGCTACTGGAAATCGCAGCGGTTACCTTACATATGGATGACAATGGATTCCTGCAGCGGGACGAAACGTTTTCTTTCCATGTCGAGCCGTTTGAGGGAGCCAACATTGAAAAGGCGGCACTGGAGTTTACGGGCATTGACCTGGAAAGCGAAGATCGAGAAGCCGTGCCAGAAGCAATTGCATTAGGCGATATTTTTGCCGGCGTGCGCAAAGCCGTGAAGGGCTATGGCTGTAATCGCGCTGTGCTGGTAGGCCACAACGCGCATTTTGACTTAAACTTTCTTAACGCCGCAGCGGCACGCAGCGATATCAAGCGAAATCCCTTTCATCCGTTTTCCTGTTTCGATACTGCGACTTTGTGTGGCCTTATCTTCGGCCACACGGTGCTGGCGACCTCCTGCAAACTTGCCGGCCTCGAGTTTTCCAATCGCGAAGCTCACTCAGCCGCTTATGATGCGGAAAAAACGGCCGACCTCTTCTGCCTGATGGTGAACAAATGGAAAGCCCTCGGCGGCTGGCCACTCGAGTAA
- the pyrC gene encoding dihydroorotase, whose translation MTDSLTLLRPDDWHIHLRDGTALETTVPHAAASFARAIIMPNLVPPVTNAEEALAYRARIEAQIPADTPFEPLMVLYLTNNTTPETIATAKAAGVVACKLYPAGATTNSASGVTDIQHIYPALEEMERQGVLLLLHGEVTDSAIDIFDREAVFIERTLRKVVADFPKLKIVLEHITTQQAAEFVAQAPDNVAATITAHHLLYNRNHMLAGGIRPHYYCLPILKRQTHQQALVAAATSGSPKFFLGTDSAPHAKSRKEAACGCAGSYTAFAAIELYAEAFEDAGALDRLEGFASHFGPDFYGLPRNSDTITLRREPWSVPDTLTFGDESLVPVKAGETLNWRVQK comes from the coding sequence ATGACAGATTCACTGACCCTGTTGCGCCCAGACGACTGGCATATTCACCTGCGCGACGGGACAGCCCTGGAAACCACTGTACCTCACGCTGCCGCCAGCTTTGCCCGAGCGATTATCATGCCCAATCTGGTGCCACCGGTAACAAATGCCGAGGAGGCTCTGGCCTATCGGGCCCGCATTGAGGCTCAGATTCCAGCGGATACACCATTCGAACCCTTAATGGTTCTTTATCTGACAAACAACACCACACCCGAGACGATTGCTACCGCGAAAGCGGCCGGTGTTGTGGCCTGTAAGCTCTACCCCGCTGGCGCCACAACCAACTCTGCGTCCGGGGTCACGGATATTCAGCATATTTACCCAGCACTGGAAGAAATGGAACGACAAGGCGTCCTTTTGCTCTTACACGGTGAAGTCACCGACAGTGCTATCGATATTTTCGACCGCGAAGCCGTGTTCATAGAACGAACGCTGCGCAAGGTTGTAGCCGATTTTCCAAAATTGAAAATTGTGCTGGAACATATCACCACCCAGCAAGCTGCGGAGTTCGTCGCTCAAGCCCCCGACAACGTCGCCGCCACTATTACCGCCCACCATCTGCTCTACAACCGCAACCATATGTTGGCCGGAGGTATTCGCCCGCACTATTACTGCCTGCCAATTCTGAAGCGCCAAACTCATCAGCAAGCACTAGTCGCTGCGGCCACTAGCGGCAGCCCGAAGTTCTTCCTCGGTACCGATTCTGCGCCTCACGCCAAGAGCCGCAAAGAAGCGGCGTGTGGATGCGCAGGCAGCTACACCGCGTTTGCGGCCATTGAGCTCTACGCCGAAGCCTTTGAGGATGCTGGCGCACTGGACCGCCTGGAGGGCTTTGCCAGCCACTTCGGCCCCGATTTCTATGGCTTGCCGCGCAACTCAGACACCATCACCTTGCGCCGCGAACCATGGTCTGTACCCGATACCCTGACCTTCGGCGACGAGTCACTCGTACCGGTAAAAGCGGGCGAAACCCTGAATTGGCGAGTTCAAAAATAA
- a CDS encoding flagellar protein MotY — protein MRFTNGINDSNWSASGSVFECRLAQTVPLFGQVVFRTRAGESSSFYLRSKVAQFEAGEAALVARSPVWAHPKVEEVLGSVPVKRGTRPLWLGREKTELMLAGLNSGKEIALLRESWYDEAENVDLAISNIGFRSEYRKYLDCLAGLLPANFDQLKRTSLYFVVGYTDKLSRAATRKLDQILLLVKHDKAINQFIIDAHASAEGTRIDNLELSKTRADLVRDYLVGHGIPESQLVVRWHGERYPVASNASSSGRAKNRRVTVRMEKLEQSDAPPASTTTMAAQAADES, from the coding sequence GTGCGCTTTACGAATGGAATTAATGATAGCAACTGGAGCGCGTCTGGCTCGGTATTCGAGTGCCGGTTGGCGCAGACTGTACCGCTGTTTGGACAGGTGGTGTTTCGTACCCGCGCAGGCGAATCGTCCTCTTTCTATCTTCGTTCGAAAGTGGCGCAGTTCGAAGCTGGTGAAGCAGCGTTGGTAGCCAGGTCGCCGGTTTGGGCTCATCCCAAGGTGGAGGAGGTATTGGGCAGTGTGCCGGTGAAGCGCGGTACTCGCCCTCTGTGGTTGGGGCGGGAGAAAACTGAGCTGATGCTGGCGGGTCTGAATTCAGGTAAAGAAATCGCATTGCTGAGGGAAAGCTGGTACGACGAGGCAGAAAATGTCGACCTGGCTATTTCGAATATCGGGTTTCGGTCGGAATATCGCAAATATCTGGATTGTCTGGCTGGGCTCCTTCCCGCAAATTTCGATCAACTAAAGCGCACGTCCCTTTATTTCGTGGTTGGTTACACCGATAAACTCAGTCGAGCCGCAACGCGAAAGCTTGATCAGATTTTACTGCTGGTAAAGCATGATAAAGCGATTAACCAGTTTATTATCGATGCCCACGCCAGTGCGGAGGGTACGCGAATAGATAATTTGGAACTCTCCAAAACTCGCGCAGACCTGGTGCGGGATTACCTGGTTGGCCATGGCATCCCGGAATCTCAGCTGGTGGTGCGCTGGCATGGTGAGCGCTATCCTGTGGCGTCTAACGCTTCGTCCTCGGGGCGAGCAAAAAATCGTCGCGTGACTGTACGCATGGAAAAACTGGAGCAATCCGACGCACCACCAGCGAGCACCACGACTATGGCAGCGCAGGCCGCTGACGAGAGTTGA